Genomic window (Desulforhopalus sp.):
GCTGCAGGCGCTCAGCCTGTTCGGTTGCGTGAAAGCTCGATTCACCGTCAAACCATTTATTAATGGCGGTAAGGGCATGTCGGCAATCGGCAACGATAGGAATATCTACCCGGACATTCTTGCTGATGGAAGTCGGATCGATATCAATGTGAATGATGTCTGCCTTGGTTGCGAAGTCGGACAACTTGCCGGTTACCCGGTCATCAAAACGGGCGCCCACGGCAATAAGGAGGTCGCACTCGGCGACTGCCATGTTAGCGGTATAGGTGCCATGCATGCCCAACATGCCCATGGAGAGCTTCTTGCTCCCCGGGAAGGCACCCAAGCCCATGAGGGTCATGGTAACCGGGATGTTCAGCTTCTCCGCCAGTTCAGTGAGATCTGGGGCAGAATTCGATAAGATAACCCCGCCGCCAACGTAGAGTACGGGTCTTGCCGCCTTCATAATCCGCCGGCAGGCCTTTTCGATCTGTACCGGATGGGGATTGTAGGTCGGCTGATAACTGGATATATGGACTGGAGCCTTTTCCGGGTAGACGAGCCTTGTTGCGACCAGGTCCTTGGGAAGATCGACCAAAACCGGGCCTGGTCTGCCGGTGCGGGCGATATGAAATGCCTCGCGCAGGGTGGGGACCAGATCGTCAACATTGCTGACTAGGTAGTTGTGCTTGGTGCACGGTCTGGTGATACCAACGATATCAACCTCCTGGAAGGCATCATTGCCGATCAGCGGACGGGGTACCTGGCCGGTGAGTATGACTAAGGGGATTGAATCCATGTGGGCAGTAGCAATTCCGGTAACGCCGTTGGTGGCGCCTGGTCCGGAGGTGAGAAGAGCAACACCCACCTCGCCGGTGACCCGTGCAAAGCCATCGGCGGCATGCACCGCACCCTGCTCATGGCGCACCAGCACGTTGGTAATCTCGGAATCCATGAGGGCATCAAAAAGGTCAAGAACCGCACCTCCCGGATAGCCGAAAATAGTATGTACACCCTGCTCCTGAAGACATCTGACGATTGCCTGGGATCCAGTAATTTTTCCCATGAACCCATACCCTTATAAAAGTTGAATCTGTTTTGCGCCACTTGCGGAAAATCTTTAAAAGCCTGGAAAATTTGGATAAACCAGAAATATATATGTGAACACCCTATCTGTCAACGAACAAACAATGGAGGCAGACCACAGCTATAAAAATGCAACCTGTTTACTCTCTTTGAGACTTTAAATAGGCTCACCGCTTGCCTCCTGAGGATTTTTTTAGCGATGTGTTGCGCCTCGATGCAGCCTGAGGGCCGTTACACTCCTTTCTTTGGTGGCGCCGATTGCCTGTTATCCCGGCCGTTTTGTCACTGTTTTCGGCTGCCGCACCTTTTCGCGGTTTGCGGTGGGTATCTTCCCTCCGGCCTGGAGTTGTCTGGTTGACTGCCAGTATCTGCCCCTGCAGATCCTCATGCTGGGGTTTGGACTTTTTCGGTTTTTTTGGTCTGGCCTTCATAGAGCGTGTTATGGGGACCGGATGGCTTGGAATAAAGCCAGCTACCACCTCGCGCGGCAGAAGCTTTTGGAGCAGCGTTTCTATTGCCGAAAGCAGAAGAACCTCATCGGCGCTGACCAGAGAAATTGCCACACCTTCAAGACCGGCACGCCCGGTACGGCCGATCCGGTGGATATAGTCTTCGGCTACTTTCGGGAGGTCGACATTAATAACGTGGGAAAGTTCACTGATATCGATGCCGCGCGAGGCAATATCGGTGGCGATCAGGACACGGATAGCATTTGCTTTAAATTCGGCAAGGGCGCGGCTGCGGGTTCCCTGGCTTTTGTCGCCGTGAATTGCCAGGGCCGTCACGCCTTTATCGGTGAGCCTTTGCGCCAGCCGGTCGGCCCCGATGCGCGTGCCGGTAAAGACCAAGACCTGTTGCCAGTCATTCCTCAGCAGGAGGTGGCAAAGCAATTCAGCTTTCTTGCTTTTATCAACTTCATAGATGATCTGTTTAACGGTCTTTGCCGCCGAGTTTCGGGGCGCGGCTTCTATGAGTAGCGGATGTTTCAGAAGTTTTTCGGCGAGGCTACGGATGGCATCAGGAAAGGTTGCGGAAACAAGGACATTCTGTCTTTTCCCCGGCAAAAAGTGAAGAATTTTGCCGATTTCGTCCAGAAAACCCAGGTCGAGCATCCTGTCGGCTTCATCGAGCACCAACATGTGCACCTGCTCAAACTTCACGGCGTTTTGTTGATACAGGTCCAGCAATCGCCCTGGAGTAGCGATCAAGATATCGACGCCGCCCCGCAGGCGCATCATTTGCGGATTGATTTTCACCCCTCCATACGCCACTGTGGTCTTCAGAGACAGATATCTGCCGCAGGCAGTAATGGCTTCAGCGATCTGTATCGCAAGTTCCCGAGTTGGCGCCACAATGAGGGCACGAATATGGTTCGGTCTGACCTTGCCGGGCCTGCCGGCGAGAAGCTGCAGCAACGGCACGGCAAAGGCGGCGGTCTTCCCTGTCCCTGTTTGCGCTGCCATCATGACATCCCGACCGGAGAGAATTGCCGGAATCGCCTGCAGCTGCACCTTGGTAGCGGCGGTAAATCCCTGATCGGCGAGCGCACGGAGGAGGTCATCAGAAATACCAAGAGAAACAAATGACATAAGGTGAACCACCATACCGGACTGGGAAGATTGTCGATTGGCTCGGATCCCTGCAAATGAAGACCTGAGCTGCGTTGTTTTGCTGACTATACCAGTCCACGTGTCAGACTCAATAGATATCGCCAGGGGGTTCCTGTTGCGACGCCGATCTTGCAAGGAGTGCGATTCTGAAACCGATTGTCCGGGCCTCTTTGTCTGGGGCAATGCTGCCTTAGAGCCGCGCCACCCCGAGAAAGACGGCATGCAGGGCGACAATGATGGCAATAAAGCCCGTGCGCGCAGCTTCAGGGCCAAGTCCTGGAAATTGGTACTGCAGCTGGCCGTGCGGGCAGCCGGAGATGCAGTCACCGCACAAAGAACAGTTCATTCCTGCCTTGCCGCTTGCAATATGCCCGGGGGAAAGGGCGCCATAGCGGCAGACCCGGGTGCAGAGTCCGCATTTGCAGCATTTCTGGCCGATACGAATGCGCCAAGGATTGATTTTGCCGAAGATATTGGCCAGGAGGCCCATGGGACAATAGGTGGTACAGTGGGTCATGATTCCGCTGCGCCTCGACCAGGTGAGCATGACGGCAAGGCCGCCCAGGCCAAAGGCTGCGGCGAGGGCAATGGCAAGCGTTGGCGGCTGACCGCTTTTACCGAGAATCGTTGCTGTGCCAAGGACCGCAAGGCAGAGCAGCCACCTCGCGTGCTTTGTCCAATCGGGGAGAGAGCCTGGTCGTTTTTTGTTGGTTGCCGCCAGGTTGTCCCAGGCGCCGATATAGCAAAGATGGCTGCACCAGGCCGGGCCAACTAAAACGAGGGTCACCGCAAAGAGGATGATCATAAAAAATCCCTCGCCACGGTACAGAGGGCCAGCGGCAATGAGGGCCGGTATCGGCAGATGGAGACTGCCGGTCATCAAAAACCTGCTGAAACCGATTAGCCCGAGGAAAAGCTGGAGGAAGAACACCGCCGAGAAGATTGTCCAGATCATTCGCCGCCATTTCCCGGAAATTTCCGGCTGGAGCATCTTGCCGGTGATCCAGGCGGCATAGATGCCCAGCAGGATGATCATAATCCAGCCTCCGCTTGGGAAAAAACGGTCAAGAAGAATGATGTCGAGAGATGTCTTGTGTTTGGCGATGGCAAGGCCGGCAAGGGTAAGGAGGAAGGCCAGTCCCTGGACCAGATCGTCGGTTTGGCCAGTACGGCGAGCTCGCAAGACATTCATCAGGGCAGCGCTCAGACAGACGAGGCTGACGAGCCCAAGTATTGCCGCTAAACGTAGCCATGGCAGGCCGAGGGCCATGCGCTGCTGGATAAGGCTCAAGGTGATGTCACCCCATAGCCAGGAACCGAAAGCTAAGAGACCTGCCAGGGCGAGACTTTTCCATGACAGCGGCGCAACCGCCAATAGAGCCGCGATCAGCCAGAATATCGCACCGCCGGGACTTCCCACCCGGTAGGCGTGAGCTGCGAGAAAAAGGATGCTCGGAAGGGTAAGTATTGTTGTCAGCATGGTTGTGTTGTATCTGAAAGATGTTGTCGGATCATTGATCTAAATCAATTTGCCGGAAATCTGCGCCCCGAGCGGTGAATACGGCCGGATGTTGCATAGGGGAAACATCCGCCAAGTAACCATTTGCCCATTGCTATTGGTATCTTGAAGAGTTCTCGCTGCCGCTCGGTGAGTTTTTGTACCCGCCAAGAAAACCAGCTTGACAATAACTGATCATGATGTGTACCTTATGTCCTCACACTTTTTACAATCAATTTATTGAGTCTGAAGAACATGGTCACTGCAAACTCGCCTCTAGCACTTCTTCTAGGTTATCCGCTGCCTGATCCCGTGGCTGATACGGAGGGGTTGTAGTTTGTCGTAATACACTCTGTTAGCAAAAAAGGCCACGGTTGAAAAACCGTGGCCTTTTTTGTTTCAGGTATTGAATTTTATGCCCAAGGAGAAAAGATGAAACCCGAATTAGTGAAAAAATACCGACCATATCCGCAGGTTAACCTGGTCGACAGGAAATGGCCGAACAAGACCATCGTCAAGGCCCCCACCTGGTGTAGCGTTGATCTGCGCGATGGCAATCAGGCCTTGATCCAGCCAATGAGCCTTGGCAGAAAGATGGAAATGTTTCATCTGCTCACCGAACTGGGCTTTACCGAGATAGAGATCGGTTTTCCCTCTGCATCCCAGGTGGAGTATGACTTTACCAGGGTGCTCATCGAGGGAAAACTGATCCCGGAAAACACCTGGATCCAGGTCTTGACCCAGGCGAGAGATCATTTGATTGCCAAGACCTACGCCTCGGTGGAGGGCGCCAAGAAGGCTATCGTTCACTTGTATAATTCCACCTCAACCCTGCAACGCAAGACGGTATTTAAGATGAGCCGCAAGGAGATCATAACCCTCGCCGTGCAGGGCGCAAGGTTGCTGAAAGAAGAAGAACGCAAATATCCGGAAACCACCTTCCGCTATGAATACTCTCCCGAGAGTTTCACCGGGACTGAACTGGAGTTTGCCCTGGAGATCTGTGAGGCGGTGATGGAAGTCCTCCAGCCCACCGCCAACAACAAAATCATCATTAATCTGCCAGCAACGGTGGAGATGGCCACGCCCAACATCTATGCCGACCAGATTGAGTGGTTTTGCTCGCATATGGCCGGTCGCGAGTCGGCGATTATCAGTCTCCATGCCCACAACGATCGGGGCTGTGCGGTCGCTGCCACCGAGCTGGCGCTGCTTGCCGGTGGTGAGCGTGTCGAGGGCACCTTGTTCGGTAACGGCGAGAGGACCGGCAATGTCGATATCGTGACGCTTGCCCTGAATATGTTCTCCCAGGGGGTCGATCCCGAGCTTAATATTCATGATATTAACCGGCTGGTTGAAGTCTACGAGCGTGTTTGCGACCTGCCGGTGCATCCCCGTCATCCGTATGCCGGGGAACTGGTGTACACCGCTTTTTCCGGTTCTCATCAGGATGCAATCAACAAAGGGATGCATGCCTATGAGGCCTCCGGAACCGGCCTCTGGGAGGTGCCCTATCTGCCGATTGATCCTTCCGATGTTGGGCGGACCTACGAATCCATTATCCGGATCAACAGCCAGTCCGGAAAGGGCGGGGTTGCCTACATTATGGAAAAAGAATTCGGTTTCCGCATGCCCAAGGCCATGCATCCCGAGTTTGGCAAGATCATCCAGGTCGTTACCGACAAAGAAGGACGCGAATTGGCGCATGGCGAGATCTACAAGGCCTTTGAAAAAGAGTATCTCACCGCGCGAACCCCCTACGAACTCAGGGCGTTTAACGTTATTAAACGGCATGTCAGCGCCGATGACCAGGCATCCTACGCCGATGTTGAGGCAACCCTCCTGATCAACGGCAAGGAGGTGACCGTTGCCGCCTCGGGGAATGGTCCGCTCGACGCCTTCTGCACGGCAATGAAGGAAGGAATAACCGGCGAATTCAAACTCTGCAGTTATGACGAGCATGCCCTGGATGGTGGGTCGAGCGCCAAGGCCGCGGCATATATTGAGATAGAAAAACCAAATGGCACGGTAAGTTGGGGGGCAGGTGTCGATACCGACATCATTATCGCTTCTATCAAGGCGGTTCTGAGCAGTCTCAATCGGCAGTAATGGCGCTCTTTCTGGTCCGGGGATGTGGTATGACGTGGATTTGGGCACTGTTGGCACATTCAGCGCCCGAATCCCTGGCTGATGAACTATTAACTTTTGTTCGACTTTCCCATGCCGGTATATGAATTCCAGGCCCTCGATAAAGCGGGCAAGAAGATCAAAGGCATCATCGACGCGGACAATAGCGCCCAGGCAAGAACGCGTCTTCGGTCTCAGGGTAACTATCCGGTTGCAATAGAGGAAAGCAGAGAAAGGGCGTCAGGGGCCAGGAATCTCCGGCCAGGGCTCGGCTTGTTTGAACGAGTAAGTTCGCAAGAGATCAGCTCGATGACCAGACAGCTGGCGACACTCGTCGGGGCGGGCATTCCTTTGGTGCAGGCCCTTGGATCAATGGTCGAGCAGGCACGCAATCCTGTCCTGAAAAAAGTGGTAGCCGAGATTCGCGCCGGAGTGAATGCGGGCAATACCCTGACAGCGGCTCTTGCTGCCCATCCTCGCTATTTCCCACCGATTTTTGTCAATATGGTACGCGCCGGAGAGGCCTCCGGCTCCCTTGATGTCGTGCTTGAACGGCTTGCCGACTTTCGGGAGAAACAGGAGATGCTGAAAGGAAGGTTGCGGGCGGCCCTGGTTTATCCGGCATTTATGGCGGTCATCGGCACGGCCATCCTGTTTTTTCTCCTCACCTATATCGTGCCGAATATTATCCAGGTATTCAATGAGATGGATCGGGTCCTGCCGACGCCGACCCTCATTCTGTTGTCGCTCAGCACTGCCCTAAAGGATTATTGGTGGGGCCTTGTGGCGATTATCGGTAGTACCGTTTTTGTCGCCAGGCACTATGCCAATACTGCTCGTGGGCTGAGATTATGGAATACTGTGCAGCTGCGTTGCCCAATTATTGGCCCGGTGATTCACAAGATCATCCTGGCCAGATTTGCCGCGACCCTCGGCAGTCTTCTGGAGAGTGGGGTGGGGCTGCTGACCTCCATGCAGATCGTTCGCGCCCTGGTTAATAACGTCCAGGTGGCTGAGGTTATCGATGTTGCGATGGAACAGATCGAAAAGGGCCAGAGCATGACCGGGGCCTTATCAGCCTCGCCCTGGTTCCCACCAACCCTCGTGCAGATGGTGGCCGTGGGAGAGCAAAGCGGCAGCCTTGAGAAGATGCTGAAGAAGGTTGCCGTTGCCTACGAAAGGGAGGTGGAAACGGCGATCGTGGCCATGACCTCGCTGCTGGAACCGATCATGATCACCCTTATGGGTACGGCGGTTGGCTGTATTGTTTTGTCCATCCTTCTGCCGATCTTTGAAATGAATCAATTGATCAGGTAAATCCTCGATATAGTCATGCCAGGCTACCACGGCAGCAGGGACCTTCGGCGTACCGTCCATGTTGCAAGTTGCTGTCGCAAAGCGTAGAAATCTCGGCTATGCTGCACACAGTTGCCGGCGTGGCTATCTTCCGGCTTTTCCCAATTTCAACTGAAGGCATTTTGTCATGAATCATTTGCCAGTGTCAGGTTCAGCACCCGTAACTCGTTGTAAGGAGGGTGGTTTTACCCTGATCGAGCTCCTTGTTGTCCTGGTTATCATTACTATCCTTGCCGGGTATATCGGGCCGAAGATCATGGGCCATCCGGAGGAAGCCAAGAGAACCAAGGCCGTTATTCAGATCCAGGCCCTGGAAACCGCCTTAAAGATGTATAAAAACGACAACGATGTTTATCCCTCCACCGATCAGGGACTGCAGGCCCTGGTGGAAGCGCCCACCTCCGGCAAGCTTCCGGCCAAGTGGCGCAAAGGTGGCTACCTGGAGCGAAACAAGGTCCCGGCCGATCCCTGGGGGCATGCCTTTATTTACCTGGCACCGGGAGTGAAAGGCGATTTTGATCTCAGCTCCCTTGGCGCCGATGGCGAGCCGGGCGGTGACAATTCCGCCAAGGATATCAATAACTGGGAAATTGAATAGCCTTGACTGGAGAAAATGCCCGCCGCATCCCCTGGAACCCTTGGAACGGGAAGGGGTTTACCCTCATCGAGCTGCTGGTGGTGTGTGCCTTGATCGGTCTTATGGCAGCTGTCAGCGTCCCGGCATTGCGCGATGTCTTTATGAGCGATCCCTTGAAAAAGGCGGCGCGCAAGACCATCGGTTTGGTCAATGGCCTGCGCGAATTGGCGCTCCGCAGCGGCCAACCCTTCTTCCTGTATATCAGCCCCTTGCAGAATCGGCTGTGGTTTGAGCAGGATCCCAAACCGCCGGAGGACAATCGCGCCCAGGCGACAAACCTGCAGCTTCCCCATGGCGTGCGCATTGAGGAAATAGTGACCGCTGGCCATGACCTCTCCGCCGAGAAACAGGTGGCGGTGTGGATTACCCGCCAGGGCTTCATGCATCACACCACCATCCGTCTGGCAGATACCCAGGGCAATGCCCTGCATTTGCAATTTTTCCCCCTGGTCGATGCTGTTCAGGTGTCCGATCCGGCCGAAACAGCCGTCCCTTAAGGTCATGGGCATGCAAAACGGCAAGAATCTTCTCTGGCCTGCTTTCCAAGCCTCTACGAGAATGGGGGGATTTACCCTTCTTGAGGTGCTGATCGCCATGGCCCTCATCGCCATTGGTCTGGTGAGCCTCTTTGGCCTACAATCGTCAAGTCTGTCCCGGGCAATGGAGGCAAAGTTTAATAATATCGCGCCGCTATTAGCATCGGCAAAACTCGCCGAAGCGGAGGACGGGGAAATTTCCATGGCCGGCGAGAACGGCGATTTTGGTGATGATTACCCCGGATATACCTGGCACATCCTCGTCGAGGATGCACAATTTCCCGAAAGAAAACCTGCCGCAATTCTGAGGGGCAGGTTGCAGCGTGTCAAGCTGACGGTTTCCCAGAACGACACGAAATTCTTCTACACCCTCACCGCCTATGTGCCGCGTAAACAGCAATAGTGTCGGGAATCCCCCCGCCGCAACAAGGCACCACCAAGGCTTTACCCTGGTGGAAGTGCTCATTGCCGTATTCATCTTCTCCTTGGTGATGGCCTCGGTATATGGCGCCTATAGGGCCACCTTTGCCGTCGTCCACGGCTCCGAGCACGAGGTGATGCTTGCCGATCGGGGTGGATTTATCCTTTCCCGCCTCAGTGACGACCTGGACTCTTTGGTCCTCGGCAAGAATAGCTATTTACGCGGCGAAGAGCACTCTGTCAGCGGGGCGAGGAGTGACAGCATTGCCTTTCTCTCCAGTGCCCGGATTATCCTGGGCAAATCCGACCTGCCGCAGGGCCGTTTGCTGATCATCTATACCGCCGAGCCGGATGACCGGACTGGCCTGCTGCAGCTGTACCGCACCGAGACGGAGGTCTTGCCCGGGGTCAAGCTGGGCGAGGGCCCAAGCCGAAAGCATCTGTTGGCAAGCGGCTTGAAAGAGGTCCGTTTCGTCTATCAAGATGAAGGCGGGAGCCATACATCCCATTGGCAAAAAGGCGGAAATGACGTCGACCAGGGTCAGGAGACAGCGGTGCTTCCGGCCAGGGTCGGGGTGGAGCTGTTCTTCCCGAAAAAGGCTGCCGAAAAAAAGATGCAGATATTCAAGACCATCGTCAATATAGCGCAGCAGGATCTGCGGTGAGCGGGCACCGATGACAGGTATAAGGAGCAACGAAAAAACGGGGCGACTCGGCACCGATGCACCGCGATGGAGTCTGCGGGACCCGTGGCGGAATCAGCGCGGCATGGCCCTGCTCATCACCATCATGGTCTTGGCCCTGATGGTTGTTATAACCATTCAGTATCACAAGACTATATGGCAAAAGTATTCGGCATCGCATACCCGGAAGGTGGCCACCCAACTCAAAACCATTGCCGGGTCCGCGGTACAGATCGGTTGCGCCCTTCTCCGGTATGATGGAACGGCTGCTACCGTGGATTCCTTTCTTGATCCCTGGGCAAGCGTCTGGGAAGATGATTTTCATGGTCTCTTTCCCACTGGGGCCATGCACCTGGAGATTATCGATTTGTCCGGGCGGCTCCAGGTCAACTCCCTGGCGGCGACCAAGGGCGGCAAGGGCACCAAGACTGCCGGTCAGGGCAGGAATGCCCAGAACGGATCCCAGGCCATCTTGCTGCGGCTCCTCCAGTCCGGCGCCTTTGCTGTTGCCGATGAAACGCAGGCACGGCAAATCGTCGATGCCCTGGTTGATTGGCTCGATACCGATGAGCGGGAATCCGACCATGGCGCCGAGAATAGCTATTACCGGTCGCTAAATCCTCCGTACAGCTGTAAAAACGGCCCAGTCGAATATATTGAGGAACTGCTGCTGGTGAGAGGCATGACCCCGCAACTGCTGTTCGGCACCGGCACGACCAAGGCCCTGGCCGACTATCTGACGGTTTTTGGCGACGATGGCAAGATCAATATCAATACCGCCCCACGGC
Coding sequences:
- a CDS encoding 4Fe-4S binding protein — translated: MLTTILTLPSILFLAAHAYRVGSPGGAIFWLIAALLAVAPLSWKSLALAGLLAFGSWLWGDITLSLIQQRMALGLPWLRLAAILGLVSLVCLSAALMNVLRARRTGQTDDLVQGLAFLLTLAGLAIAKHKTSLDIILLDRFFPSGGWIMIILLGIYAAWITGKMLQPEISGKWRRMIWTIFSAVFFLQLFLGLIGFSRFLMTGSLHLPIPALIAAGPLYRGEGFFMIILFAVTLVLVGPAWCSHLCYIGAWDNLAATNKKRPGSLPDWTKHARWLLCLAVLGTATILGKSGQPPTLAIALAAAFGLGGLAVMLTWSRRSGIMTHCTTYCPMGLLANIFGKINPWRIRIGQKCCKCGLCTRVCRYGALSPGHIASGKAGMNCSLCGDCISGCPHGQLQYQFPGLGPEAARTGFIAIIVALHAVFLGVARL
- the gspK gene encoding type II secretion system minor pseudopilin GspK; translated protein: MTGIRSNEKTGRLGTDAPRWSLRDPWRNQRGMALLITIMVLALMVVITIQYHKTIWQKYSASHTRKVATQLKTIAGSAVQIGCALLRYDGTAATVDSFLDPWASVWEDDFHGLFPTGAMHLEIIDLSGRLQVNSLAATKGGKGTKTAGQGRNAQNGSQAILLRLLQSGAFAVADETQARQIVDALVDWLDTDERESDHGAENSYYRSLNPPYSCKNGPVEYIEELLLVRGMTPQLLFGTGTTKALADYLTVFGDDGKININTAPRLLIKSLDPLIGEEVLDHLDAYRRDPKHAENLGDPQWYKNIGGWPSDSMLYDKMLTTQSVFFQVTGAGRLDASEKKMTIVVERVSGGRLKLLSKNVD
- a CDS encoding prepilin-type N-terminal cleavage/methylation domain-containing protein produces the protein MTGENARRIPWNPWNGKGFTLIELLVVCALIGLMAAVSVPALRDVFMSDPLKKAARKTIGLVNGLRELALRSGQPFFLYISPLQNRLWFEQDPKPPEDNRAQATNLQLPHGVRIEEIVTAGHDLSAEKQVAVWITRQGFMHHTTIRLADTQGNALHLQFFPLVDAVQVSDPAETAVP
- the ilvB gene encoding biosynthetic-type acetolactate synthase large subunit, which codes for MGKITGSQAIVRCLQEQGVHTIFGYPGGAVLDLFDALMDSEITNVLVRHEQGAVHAADGFARVTGEVGVALLTSGPGATNGVTGIATAHMDSIPLVILTGQVPRPLIGNDAFQEVDIVGITRPCTKHNYLVSNVDDLVPTLREAFHIARTGRPGPVLVDLPKDLVATRLVYPEKAPVHISSYQPTYNPHPVQIEKACRRIMKAARPVLYVGGGVILSNSAPDLTELAEKLNIPVTMTLMGLGAFPGSKKLSMGMLGMHGTYTANMAVAECDLLIAVGARFDDRVTGKLSDFATKADIIHIDIDPTSISKNVRVDIPIVADCRHALTAINKWFDGESSFHATEQAERLQPWIARIDEWTAKHPLAYRENDTIIKPQYVIETLQKFTDGKAIVTTEVGQNQMWAAQFYKFDYPRHFVTSGGLGTMGFGLPAAIGAQMAFPDRTVIDIAGDGSIQMNIQELATARQYNCPVKIAILNNGYLGMVRQWQELFYNKRYASTTMNVVPDFVELARAYGAVGLRATNKSEVEPVIREALATKNLVIMDFKIEKEEGVYPMVPAGKATTEMLLV
- the leuA gene encoding 2-isopropylmalate synthase, whose translation is MKPELVKKYRPYPQVNLVDRKWPNKTIVKAPTWCSVDLRDGNQALIQPMSLGRKMEMFHLLTELGFTEIEIGFPSASQVEYDFTRVLIEGKLIPENTWIQVLTQARDHLIAKTYASVEGAKKAIVHLYNSTSTLQRKTVFKMSRKEIITLAVQGARLLKEEERKYPETTFRYEYSPESFTGTELEFALEICEAVMEVLQPTANNKIIINLPATVEMATPNIYADQIEWFCSHMAGRESAIISLHAHNDRGCAVAATELALLAGGERVEGTLFGNGERTGNVDIVTLALNMFSQGVDPELNIHDINRLVEVYERVCDLPVHPRHPYAGELVYTAFSGSHQDAINKGMHAYEASGTGLWEVPYLPIDPSDVGRTYESIIRINSQSGKGGVAYIMEKEFGFRMPKAMHPEFGKIIQVVTDKEGRELAHGEIYKAFEKEYLTARTPYELRAFNVIKRHVSADDQASYADVEATLLINGKEVTVAASGNGPLDAFCTAMKEGITGEFKLCSYDEHALDGGSSAKAAAYIEIEKPNGTVSWGAGVDTDIIIASIKAVLSSLNRQ
- the gspF gene encoding type II secretion system inner membrane protein GspF, which codes for MPVYEFQALDKAGKKIKGIIDADNSAQARTRLRSQGNYPVAIEESRERASGARNLRPGLGLFERVSSQEISSMTRQLATLVGAGIPLVQALGSMVEQARNPVLKKVVAEIRAGVNAGNTLTAALAAHPRYFPPIFVNMVRAGEASGSLDVVLERLADFREKQEMLKGRLRAALVYPAFMAVIGTAILFFLLTYIVPNIIQVFNEMDRVLPTPTLILLSLSTALKDYWWGLVAIIGSTVFVARHYANTARGLRLWNTVQLRCPIIGPVIHKIILARFAATLGSLLESGVGLLTSMQIVRALVNNVQVAEVIDVAMEQIEKGQSMTGALSASPWFPPTLVQMVAVGEQSGSLEKMLKKVAVAYEREVETAIVAMTSLLEPIMITLMGTAVGCIVLSILLPIFEMNQLIR
- a CDS encoding DEAD/DEAH box helicase, whose protein sequence is MSFVSLGISDDLLRALADQGFTAATKVQLQAIPAILSGRDVMMAAQTGTGKTAAFAVPLLQLLAGRPGKVRPNHIRALIVAPTRELAIQIAEAITACGRYLSLKTTVAYGGVKINPQMMRLRGGVDILIATPGRLLDLYQQNAVKFEQVHMLVLDEADRMLDLGFLDEIGKILHFLPGKRQNVLVSATFPDAIRSLAEKLLKHPLLIEAAPRNSAAKTVKQIIYEVDKSKKAELLCHLLLRNDWQQVLVFTGTRIGADRLAQRLTDKGVTALAIHGDKSQGTRSRALAEFKANAIRVLIATDIASRGIDISELSHVINVDLPKVAEDYIHRIGRTGRAGLEGVAISLVSADEVLLLSAIETLLQKLLPREVVAGFIPSHPVPITRSMKARPKKPKKSKPQHEDLQGQILAVNQTTPGRREDTHRKPRKGAAAENSDKTAGITGNRRHQRKECNGPQAASRRNTSLKKSSGGKR
- a CDS encoding prepilin-type N-terminal cleavage/methylation domain-containing protein; its protein translation is MQNGKNLLWPAFQASTRMGGFTLLEVLIAMALIAIGLVSLFGLQSSSLSRAMEAKFNNIAPLLASAKLAEAEDGEISMAGENGDFGDDYPGYTWHILVEDAQFPERKPAAILRGRLQRVKLTVSQNDTKFFYTLTAYVPRKQQ
- the gspG gene encoding type II secretion system major pseudopilin GspG translates to MSGSAPVTRCKEGGFTLIELLVVLVIITILAGYIGPKIMGHPEEAKRTKAVIQIQALETALKMYKNDNDVYPSTDQGLQALVEAPTSGKLPAKWRKGGYLERNKVPADPWGHAFIYLAPGVKGDFDLSSLGADGEPGGDNSAKDINNWEIE
- a CDS encoding prepilin-type N-terminal cleavage/methylation domain-containing protein, which gives rise to MCRVNSNSVGNPPAATRHHQGFTLVEVLIAVFIFSLVMASVYGAYRATFAVVHGSEHEVMLADRGGFILSRLSDDLDSLVLGKNSYLRGEEHSVSGARSDSIAFLSSARIILGKSDLPQGRLLIIYTAEPDDRTGLLQLYRTETEVLPGVKLGEGPSRKHLLASGLKEVRFVYQDEGGSHTSHWQKGGNDVDQGQETAVLPARVGVELFFPKKAAEKKMQIFKTIVNIAQQDLR